ATCTAGGACCTTTACTTCAAAAATACGCCACCGCCTGCAGCCAGCTGATAACCAGCGGCTGGTAGTCTTGAAGTTTAGGGGCAATTGAAATCTTTTTAGCACTGATTAATACGCCGTTGTTGATAGTCAAGAAAACACCGCGCACCAGATGTAGCCTGCCGAAGTTCTGTGGTTGGCGATATCGGCAGGCAGTGTGGCTGAATTGgggctgaatgtggggggtGCGTGCGGATGGAGAGTTGGTGCGTTTTAATGGAGTCTGTCAAATTATGTGTGGTGTTCTTCGGGCTTCGATCCGAGATCTTGAAGCTAAAACCCAACAAAATGGATCAAAGAATTGAGTTCACACGACTGTGGTATTCTTCGTGTTCCATCCTAGATCTTAAAGCTAAGAtccatttttttttttcgtaTTTATTATCGCTAGGGATTATATCGCAAATCAAATAGTTGAACTCTCACGATTGTCATGCCCAAGACGCATCATGCTCGGGACGCTCCAGGCCTGACGCTGTAGGCCTGGGTCGCTGTAAGCCTGGGTCGCTGATTCCTGGGACGCTGTAGGCCTGTGGGCAGCATTCTGTGGGCAGCAATCTGTGGGCAGAAGCCTGTGGGCAGAAGCCTGTGGGCAGAAGCCTGTGGGCAGAAGCCTGTGGGCAGAAGCCTGTGGGCAGAAGCCTGTGGGCAGCAATCTTTGggcagcagtctgtgggcaGAAGCCTGTGGGCAGATATCTGTggactggagtctggtgtcagcagtctgtgggcagcagtctgtgggcTGCAGTCTGTGGGCAGAAGCCTGATCTTGCAACAGAAATCTagttccaagttccaagtAACAAATAGCAAGCCTGGGTCGCTGATTCCTGGGACGCTGTAGGCCTAGATTATGTGCCTTCCATGCAATGCCATCACGTTATTTGGGATAGCATCCGGCGGACAGCTTACTACCAATACTAGCCAGTGTGGGACAGCGTGTTGTGGATGGTAAGAACCCGCTGTCCTATTTGACAGGATAGCAGATACTATGGCAGCCAATACGGCCTGCTGTCtcgctgctgctggccaagaTTTTATGATATCAAGAGTATGCTGTCATAAAGCTGAGGTTAGCGCCGTTTTGCTTTGGCCAATACGGTTGGTCAAATAATGGATTAAGCGCTGGTGCACGTCCCGTACCAGTCgtctccaacaccagtcgCCTCCAAGACCGGTCACCTCCAAGACCAGTCACCTCCAGGCCCAGTCTTCAGCTGATGAAACGCTCCAGCTACAGTGGGGGGACAAAAGTGACGATCCAAACCCCCACATCGTCGCGATTCGCGTCAACGCGTCGTTTTTCTTCAATCGTATGTCTCCCTTCAATTGTAATTTTCTCTGTCAATATGACCACTACGGACTCGAGGCTTGAATATAGTCCTCATAAGCGTACGAGGATTTACATGAGCCATCTTGCGGGCAATTCGTACAGCAGGATCGCAAATGATGAGGGAGTTCCTCGAGGGTCCATATCCGGCATCATCAAGCGATATCGTGTGCAACAGAGCGCACATAATTGCGGCCGGTCTGGCCGCCCACCCACAGTCTCTGAAAGGGACGGGAGAGTCATCAAATTGGCCGTCAGAAGGTTCCCTTCAATCAAGCTACAAGAGATTATTACAGAAGCAGGTTTGACGATATCTACAAGGACCTTAAGGCGATGGTTGCAAAAGCAAGGTATTAAGCACAACCGTGCCCTCCAGCGGCCACATTTGACGGCTAGATTGGCTGAAAAACGGCTTGCATTTGCTAGGCTTCACGTACGAAGACCTGCCAGCTATTGGAAGCGTTGGATCTTCAACGACGAGACCACAATCGCGCGTGGCCAAGGAGGGCGTGTAAAGTGGGTTTGGCATGAATCGGTATGACTTTTTTCAACGTAAATTATATAATAATCTAACCTCGTACAGGGTCATCGATTAGATCATGATAAAGTCCAGGCTCGAATTAAGCCAACAAGGCATTCTCAAATGTTCCGGGGCGCGTTTTGCTTTAACTATCGTACATCGTTATACCCATTGCTTGGGGACCCGAATTCACCGGGAGGCGGCGTCACAAGCCGCCGTATATTAGAATGCCTTCAAGATCAGCTTCCAACAATTTGCGAACCTGGTGTAATATTTGCTCAAGATAATGCATCTACACATTCAGCTCGATTAGTGCAAGAGTGGTTGCGTACGTGGGCTTTAGAAAATGGGGTCGAAGTTGTTGATTGGCCGCCATACTCGCCCGATCTTAATCCTATTGAAAACCTATGGAAGATGCTAAAAGAAGGCATTTACGAGCGTTATCCGCTACTAGCAGCGGCTCCAAAGAATGCCGATAGCTTACAATGGCTCTGTGAGGCCGCAATTGAAGTTTGGGAGGATTTGAAAGAAGAGCTTATGGAACGGCTTGTTGAGTCAATGCCTCGCAGGCTCGAAGCCGTCATCGCACACAACGGGTGGTATACAAAGTATTGAATGCATCGACAGAATCGCGGGATTCGTACGAATGCGACGCACATTGAACTCCAATAAAAAACGTAGATTTGGCCGAGAAATGCGGCATTTTTATGGCGCAACTAATATCGCGATTTTCGCGTGTGGTGGAGTGGATCGTCACTTTTGTCCAGGCACTGTATCCTCCGCTCTCGACCGCAGCTGCCACGTGTTGTCAAAATCGTACTCGCCATCTTGCATCTTAAATCTCACGTCTTAAATCTCGCATCTCAAATCTCGCAACTCAAATCTCGACCTTAACCGTCGTACTCAAGCCTTTGAGCCGTAGATCCATCGTAACCAAATACTCGATAGCCCACACCTAGATTACTTAAATACCTCACCAAACATGACAAACCCTTCAGTACCATGCTAAACTGACTATGGTGCAGGCTACTCAACGATTAATCGAACCCTCCAAACTGCAGCTAGGACCATTCCCAATGCTACCTTGTATCCATGTGCCTCCAAACGTAGTAAGACGAACGGGAGACGGACGCCGAATGCCTCGTTTCACCACAATAGAGACTGGGGAAAGACTTGGGCTTGAGAAGCTGAATCGGGAGTACAATTCCGCAAACCAAGTGGCACGAAAGCGGAAACCGCGGCGGATGGGGTTTGATATCATGTTGGACAAAGCGGAAACAGTGCTTCAGGTCACCCAAGGAAAACTGAACGTACTCGCCAGAGAACATAATGACCTTCCCCAGCATTTGTTGGAATTTAAAGGCGTGGCAGATGATAATGACAGAGAAAAAGCAGAAAAGGGTGCCAAAGCTGACGTTACGTtggatgatgtggaagaaaCGCGTCAGGTCCCCGAAGACAAGTTGAGCGAACCTGCCCAGCAAGAGAATGCGCTGCAGCAGCTCTCCGAGGAGGATAAGGAGACAATCAAGCAGTTCGCAGCTCTTTGGACCAGAACTTGGGACGAAATAGAAGCTACACACGACGACTATGCATCTAGTCACTGAACACATCAGCTTGACATCCAGTACAATGGCATCTCAATGGGATGGAACAGTAGAGACCAGCTCCTATttattcaatgttgtgtggTTTTTTAGTTTAGAGTGCTCAATGATATACTGCTTTAACACAAAACAGACCTGATGAGCTGGGAGAGAAGATTGTAGGCTAAGTCTATACTTCATTCACATGAGAGACAGCCAGGAAACGGCTTCCTTGCAGAGCAAATAAAACCCTTCACTTTCCgctgctgccaaagacaCTGCTTTAgcttgctcctcctccattAGCTGACTCTTATTCACAGTAAGTTCGTCCACCGCGGACCCTAGCCTTTGTCGCTCCTCGTCCAGTCGTTGCGTTTCCTGTTGTGTCTGTCGATGAAGAGTTGTGAGTTGGTTGACGCTGTTCTGTTTCTCAATCGCTTGCTCTGAAAGCTGCAGTAATCGAATCCTAGGCTCCTCTTCATGGTTCTGGTTTTGACTGTTAGTGGAAAGAAGATCAAGCCGTATCTCCTCGTCAACGGCTGTACGCCTTCTGCCGAGCTCGCCGAATTCAGACTGCCTGTCTTGCACATCGGTTTGAAGATGCTCTGGTACGTACTCTCCTCTGAACCGAGCTTTAATTCGTCACATTGGGGCGATCGTATGAGGGGCGACACCTGCACCTCACCCGACCGTCACAGACATGGCAGGCCAAACCAGTGTAACATCAACTGGTCTAGAATTCAAGTATTAATAGCATCTGCTAATATATAGTGTGTTGTTATGGCAAGGGGAAAACTACGATTGTCTGCACCTAGAAAATGCGGCACGTAACATTGTTCAGCTTTTGGCGCACAAGGCCTGGCCATGGTGAATATCCACGATGTACGGTCTTTCTTTTAACTCTTTTCCCTTAAGGGGACGGAGAGGTGGGAATATGGGTATTTCGGGAGAGAAGCAGGGCTGGACAATTGTTCCGAATAGATTTTCTAGCCTACGCAACCCTACGCAAGATTTTTTTTCGTGAGACCTTGGCTCGAATAAGCGCCAAGGGGCTGCATTGTTTCGTGGAGTATAAGGTTAAATAGCACATTTTTAAGCGGCGGTGGCTCGCACACATGCACGGAACTCTTGTCTACACTGTCCCATCCCAGGGATTAGATGCTTCAATTCGGGATCCTCATTCTTAACATCGGGTGCTGAAATCCACGATCTGGAAGCATGGAGATACGGTCTTGAAATCGAGACTCGGTGCCGCCCAGCTGACAAAACCGATGGCGTTTCTTAAAATGAGAATCAAGGCGGATCGTCGAAGTGGACGGATTGctgggaggaagagaagtGACAGTGTTGCAATCGATGTGTATGTACAAGCTCTAGGTCCGCTGCCCGACAAAGGTGCCAGAGATCAAGTGCTGGAGAAAGTCAGGATGAGCAAGCGCTGGCATGATCTGACCAGATACTCGCCATACTTGCAGTTATACGTACGCCGATGGCGGAGCAAATAGTGTGAGTTAACCCCATTTTGCTGGTCGGGCTAACTTACCGAAGTAGATCAGACATCAGGGTACCCAACGCCGCGTTGATTCAACTTGGACTTGATGTTCAAGGTCACCCTCCAgagctggtggaggcggcAGACTACCTTTTGTAAATTGGCGAATCGGGGGTAGTACAAATTACGACGGACTGCATTCCGTAAGTTAAATCCCAGCAGCTCAATATTGCAGGCTCGATATTGGAGACCGCCCAAGCACGTCACGGATGAAGCCACCAACTGAGAGATCAGAAGCGCAAATCAGTGGCGTATGCCAGGTGCGATTTCGTGCGAAGCCGGCAAATCCGAGGGTGGTGCAGAAAGGTTGCTTTTTGTCGCTTTCCTTCAAAGTGCCTCTGCACAAATAGAGAAATGGGGAGCAGAGAGTACCAGGGACCTGACTCTACAGAACACAAAGGGTATCAGGCAACATGGTGCTTTGTTAAACTGGCCGACCCAACCACGAATTCACTGCCAGCGACCAACAATCTCATCCAACAACACTTGCACATGGCACTTTCCCTGTCTTGGTTCATCCATTATCGATTTTTAATACGGGCTGCGAACCTTGAGTCGAAGCTGCAGGGCATGGTTGGTGGCCGTAGCCTCCCATGCGCTCCCCACCGCATTTTCCTAGCCAGCTGGACGGCAATGCGCCAAAGAACAAATACTGGGCGAACTataacgtgagtgcatagcgGGGTAGCCAACATAGCGAAGTAGCCACGCACCACTACCTTCTTGCACCAATCGCgcaaaaaaacaaccacaacgaaagaaatcaattaatctttactgctgCGCTCTTCTGTAGATGATTCTATGTCAATCTGACAAGTGCGCGCATTGTGACCGGTCTTtccgcacacaccacatcgtcGACCCTTCGTCTCATCCCGAGGCTTCCGACTTCTCAACtggcgatcttcttgctttatctgctcATCCACGTCATTCTGGTCCTggagagcttgtccctcggcaatagtcATGCTACCACCTTGACGTAGTCGCGATCTTTTAGCTCTACGCCGCTTACTTAGCAGTGCATTTGCCTCCCGAAGTTGCTGGTTCTCAGCTCTCAATAGGGCCATTTTGTGCATCATTCCGCATGTAcccttcgcaaattgatccatagcTGCCAAGATTGACGTTGGCGAGCTTCCTTGGTGTCGAGTTATTCGTTTTTTAATATAATCAGTCTGCGAAGTCGCCTCGgttggattgtttggggtctttggagCCCACGGATTCGGCAACTCAAATACCTCTTCAATGCGTGTTGGAGTCTGTGGCCTGACATCCAGTCGTGACAAGACACTTTTTGGGTCCAATGGAATAATTCCTGCGCCTCTAAAGGCTCCCTGGTTCTTTGCCATACGCCTTTTTcagcggcccaaaacagccaacatctaatgGCTGAAGTATGTGGGATGAGTGAGACGGCATACAGATTGTGATGATCTTGTGATCTTTGCAATATAGCTCAAATTCAGTTGAGTGGTGGCTTTCGTGCccatctaggataagaagacgATATGCACCACGGGTTTGTGGCTTAGTATGCCTTTCAAAATGCTGAACCCAATCCacagctttctcatttgtGGTCCAGCCGTTGTGAGTTGTGGAGATAACCCAATCTTTCGGTAGCGCGCTAACGTCGGGCACCCACTCACCGGACACACCCTGTCGGGCAAATACCGCTGCACCACTGAGCAAAAGTGTAGGCCCACTAGCTTTTCTCTAGCAGTAATAATAGCCTATATTTTTGCACGACACACCCACTTACCGGACGGGCTCGCCCTCAATGTGTGCCTTCCAATATCGTCAAATTCCTTAGCACAATTAGTTGAAAATAGTaatatttggtgttttctaGCTATCAAGCTGCCACTCGTGACAGAGGGCTTCAAATTCGGCGTCACTAGCAACAGGGGGCCTTGCAAGATGCGTTGCAAGGCGCTGCCGGGCCTTTTCAACATccttgatgttgacgaaTTTTTTATTAGGATCATGTACGaccttctgcttctttcttGGTTTATAAGCCTCTATCTGATGCTTCAATTGCTGAATCTCGCGTTCTGCTTTTACTAGCTGCATGTTTTTCTTGTCAATTCCCTTCCGAATCTTTCGAAATAGCTGCCGGGCTGTTGggtcttgctgctgcggctcAATAATATCATGAAAAAGCTGATGAATTTCGCTGCCGCGTTGTGGGGTCTTGAGAAGGTCTTCCTGTTGCTTTGTATCAATTTGAGGCGTTTCCTGCAGAGGTATTTTAGCTGATACTAGGAGCTTTGATAGAAGAGGTCTACTCATATTAAGAGGATAAATTCCGGTAGCCTTCCAACCTGCAAGGATGTTTCTTTTTGTAATTCCAGCAGCTCGAGCCTTGAAATAATATTCAAGGAAGATGATTTTGTTCGTGGGCGTTGAATGTGACGATAATTGAAGGTCCATAATTGAAGTGCGATAGCTAGCTTTGACGGCAGAGAAAACGCCCACATCAAGCGGCTGCAAAACGTGTGATGAATGCTCTGGCAGGAAAAGAAGATATATGTTGTTTTTGAAGCATTCTAGCATAAAATCATCGGCAACATGACTTCCGTGGCCATCGAGAATTAGCAGCCGGGGCTCTGAGGgcttggatggtgttgtttcCGGGATAAAGACCTCTCGTAGCCAATGCAGCCCAATTTTGTCAGTGGTCCAGCcatttggtgatgctgtaAAGTGCCAATTGCGATATTTATCGAATTTATCGGGAAACCACTGCTGTTGCACGCATTCTCCCTTAAATATCACAAGTGGGCTAATAACCCTGCCGTCCGCTGAGATACACTCGATAATTGTGGTCCAAGATCGTGATCCAGGGTGTTTCCTGATAACTATCCGTATTTGCGAGTTTCCAAGCACGAGACCATTGCTGCCCTGGCCCTCCTGAATGCCGCTCTCGTCCATATTGTACGAATTCTGCGGTAGAATTGCCCGTACAACTGGTAATTGAAGCTGCGAAAAGAAGCCCTTGATAGTATCAGCAGAAGCTCCATTGATGCGGCAGGAATCCATTCTCTTGCCTTTCCTTGTTGATATTTCCGGATGCCGTTGTAGGAAGCCTTTCATCCAATTCTTTCCAAGAGGTTTGTGGTCGCCGCCTTGAGCTAGGATGTGTATTACAAAGCTTCGTAGCTGTTGATGGGAAATAGGTACATTTAACGATGCTTGCTTGAGCACCCATTGAACAAGACTCTCTTCATCCTTCCGAGAAAGCCGCTGATAGCGCTCGTATGCATCTAATCGCGTTTGGGCACCTTGAATTCGGTCATGAAGGGTTGCCCTTGGAATTCCCCAGAGCTGTGCAGCCTTTCGGACTGACTGCCCGCCTGTAACGGCAGATATTGCATTTTGAAGATCGTTTTCCGTATAGCTAGGCATTGCGAATCCAGTGACATAATTATTATTCTAATATCAATTAAATTACGCGAGAAATCGCGGTTGGAATGCAGGCgttgtggtgttgaaagAGGACGATATTAGTGTCCGGTAAGTGGGTGTGTCCGGTAAGTGGGTGTGTCCGGTGAGTGGGTGCCCGACGTTAACTTCATACCAGTTGGAGAGGTGATACTGCCCCGCAACTATGATGAATGGCGGAATAGTCTCGCCTCGTGAATTAATGGATTGTATTACGgaaacccattctctatcACCTGGCTGAgccaaacttggcttgctgcgtctttctgagcttgtaacGACCATTGTAGTTGagatcatgcccatcataaagccagtctcgtcaacGTTGTGGATATCGTCATCGtgtatgccgtatttcgcgatTGTGTTGcgcacaagctcaaaccacGGCCCAATTATCTTcggatcttcgcataaggctCTTTGATAGTCATATCgacgcgtaaaacgcgtcGAGAGCTCTTGTTGGCGCTTgacgaagtttgaagcccatcgtggtCCCACGGGAGCCCCGTCGCGATCCGCGAGCAGCCGATTAGCCATATCTCGCACACCAcaaagccgaggaggaaatgatcgcgaatctaggtcaaggACATATTGAATAATTGTACTTTCCTCCAGATCTGTAAGTTTCCGACAATTGGCTATAATATCGCGCCGCGATGCTGTTCCTTTTATTCGACGCGGTAAGGTTGTGAGGCTTACATTATACGTCCTTGCGGCAACTCGTGCACTAAGCTTTGGGTCTCTTTTTTAGCCTGAATCGCAAGGATTACTTGGCTCTCTTTTTGTGCACACTGCATGTTTGGGGATTAGAGGAACTGCGATTAAAGATGGAACATTGCTGATTGTGCGTCAGACCTGCCTATCCTGATATCATATCCGATATGATAAATTAACGCGATATCAGGATAACACACTATCCTGATACGATATCGGATAAGCAGGATTAGCAG
The DNA window shown above is from Pochonia chlamydosporia 170 chromosome Unknown PCv3seq00015, whole genome shotgun sequence and carries:
- a CDS encoding Nuf2 family protein (similar to Metarhizium robertsii ARSEF 23 XP_011411289.1) yields the protein MTTTDSRLEYSPHKRTRIYMSHLAGNSYSRIANDEGVPRGSISGIIKRYRVQQSAHNCGRSGRPPTVSERDGRVIKLAVRRFPSIKLQEIITEAGLTISTRTLRRWLQKQGIKHNRALQRPHLTARLAEKRLAFARLHVRRPASYWKRWIFNDETTIARGQGGRVKWVWHSQMFRGAFCFNYRTSLYPLLGDPNSPGGGVTSRRILECLQDQLPTICEPGVIFAQDNASTHSARLVQEWLRTWALENGVEVVDWPPYSPDLNPIENLWKMLKEGIYERYPLLAAAPKNADSLQWLCEAAIEVWEDLKEELMERLVESMPRRLEAVIAHNGWYTKY
- a CDS encoding transposase (similar to Metarhizium robertsii ARSEF 23 XP_007825313.2), with protein sequence MPSYTENDLQNAISAVTGGQSVRKAAQLWGIPRATLHDRIQGAQTRLDAYERYQRLSRKDEESLVQWVLKQASLNVPISHQQLRSFVIHILAQGGDHKPLGKNWMKGFLQRHPEISTRKGKRMDSCRINGASADTIKGFFSQLQLPVVRAILPQNSYNMDESGIQEGQGSNGLVLGNSQIRIVIRKHPGSRSWTTIIECISADGRVISPLVIFKGECVQQQWFPDKFDKYRNWHFTASPNGWTTDKIGLHWLREVFIPETTPSKPSEPRLLILDGHGSHVADDFMLECFKNNIYLLFLPEHSSHVLQPLDVGVFSAVKASYRTSIMDLQLSSHSTPTNKIIFLEYYFKARAAGITKRNILAGWKATGIYPLNMSRPLLSKLLVSAKIPLQETPQIDTKQQEDLLKTPQRGSEIHQLFHDIIEPQQQDPTARQLFRKIRKGIDKKNMQLVKAEREIQQLKHQIEAYKPRKKQKVVHDPNKKFVNIKDVEKARQRLATHLARPPVASDAEFEALCHEWQLDS